CGCCAGGCAAATGAGTGGAGAATGGAGAAAGTGCTAGCACGGCACAATGCCCACCCTCAAGGAACTCACAATGCTGGTGGGTATGACCTTAAAAGAGGGTCACAGCTACAGCGGAAAGACTCTGGAGGGATTCAGGGCCCTCATCCAACCTGGAGGTGACGAAGGGTCCCCCAGAACACGGAAAAGCCCCTTGGCTCGACCAGGCAGGGACCCCGGCTCAAATATCTGTGCTGCTGACAGTGCTGGCTGTATTAACCTGGCTCATTGGTttttcttaacaacaacaacaaaagaagcctGGAACCTCCCTGGCAGTTCAGGGGCTAAGACTTcacgttcccaatgcagggacctgggtttgatccctgggcagggaactagatcccacatactgctaTTCAAGATTTCACAGGCCAAAACtagaaagatcccatgtgccacaactgagacccagaacaaccaaataaataaacattttaaaaaatgaaataagaaagaagCCTTCTAAATACCAGATTTGTAAAGAAAAGGCAGTAAGTTGCAGGTGTACACTGAGCATTGCCATGTCCAAGAGGGCCCTAGACTGAAAACGCAGATGCCCAAGGAGAAGGTGTGGGAGAGATCACACTCTGGGGAGCCCAGCACAGCCACGAGTTAAAACTAGGAACCAAAAAGTGATGGTGTAATGCCCAGGGCCTCACAACACAGGGAGCAAACTGTGCCTGCGCGCCCACAGACCTACCAGCAGCCCCCCCAGGCATCAGCCTCAGGCTACAGGCTTGATAAGGAGGAGGGTCCAGGGGACTAAAGTGTGTGTCTGCAGAGCCCCACTCAACACAGCTCTGCCCTCAGAGATGCTAGCTCTGTTTTCCCAGCTTCAGGAAGTGGtggtatttaaaagaaaaaaaagatgagccCAAAGATGGCCCTGCCGGGAGTCAGGAAGCTCCCACCCTGCTGGTCaggggctgggaagcctgaccaTGCCAGTCCATACGGGCTGGATCCAGATCCAGGCTGGAGGATGCAAACGTGCTTGTCGGGTGTGTCACCAGCAAGTCCCAGAGACCACAGAGGTGGTGAAGGAGGAAGCCGCCCTGGTGAGTCCCAACCCTGCTCCTGAccaagcaacaagggaaaagtcCTCCAGGCCTAGAGGCTACAGGGCGGGGGTGGAGCTCAAGCCCCCCTGCTCTTCTGtctggacttgatccctgggggAAACATTCCTGGGTCTGCCCACACTGAAGCTCCCCCGGGGCTGTGCCATTACCACCAGCCCCTCTGCAGACCACTTTACAGGCTGTCTCCCACTCAAGCTTATGTAACTGGAGTTCTCTCCTCAGCTCCGATGCTGAGATTCAGTCTGTCAAACTGAAAAAGGGAAGGTACCCAGTCCCCACCCTGGCTCTAACCCCAGCATCCTGCCAGGCCAGCTCCTCCCTATCCTACTCTGTCACCCACTGATCCAGCCAGTTGAGGCTCTCCAGAACCGAGCAACAACGGGCTGCGGTCTTGGGGAGTGAAACAGAGCTCTGGGGTTTAGGTGACCTCCCTCATTCCTTTATAAAGAGCTCCCCTTTTGGTCTCCTCTCCGCCTTTGGCCGAGGAGGGTTTTGCTCCATAATTGGCTTGTTTACTGTCACTCGGagtggcagaggcaggaggaaagttTTGCTAGAAGTAAGGAAAGGGGTGTGTGCTCTGAGCGCTGAGGCTGCCGAGTAAACCCTCCAAGTGTCTAACAACCAAGAGCACGTGTGAGAAAAAAAACCACCAGGCCGACTGAAGATACCCAGCAGACCACAGGAGGGAAGCTTATGTGGGGCACCTGGGAAAGATAGAATAACCAAAGCTTAATCTGCTCGCTTCTGCTGAACAGTCAAAAGCATTACTTGGCATTGCTCTTGGCAGGGAGCCAGTGAGTGCCCTCCCAACTTGGCTTCCGTGGGCCAGGCGCTCCAGTGACACCGTTCTCGCTTGGCTCCAAAAACTTCCAGAGCTCCGAGAGCCCAGCAGACTGACTGCCCTGACTTTCAGGTTCTTCCCAAGGCAATGGGTGACTCGGTCTCTCCCCTACTGACCACTGATCAGCAGAGCCTGTACCCACAGGAAGGGAACCACTTGCTGAACCAGAAGCACATCGTCTGCTCCCCAACTCAGCTTCTCTGCTCAAGGGGTTCCCTCTGCCTCAAGGACCAAGTCTCCCCAGCTTTCAAGGATTTCCCCAAATGTTCCCTCCGCTGTGAAGGTTTTCCGGGttccccagccccttccccacccGACCCCAATAGGACCTGCTGGCTCCAGTACCACGCCCTAATCTCCCTGCCCAGGTGCTGGCCTCCTTGTAGACATTAGCCTCACTCCATCCTGCTCCCACGCAGGCAAGTATGTCTTGCCCTGCTTGGATCCACCTGGGGCACAAAGCACACTTCCTGGCAGATGCTTAAGAGCTATTTCTGCTGGCCTGAGTGCCCATCTCTGCCAAGGCATGGGGAGTGCTGGGCAAATGGACAGAGTCACACGAACGGAACGCTAAGATCAGCAGACACAAGACAGGTCAGTATATTCGAGGTACCGCATAGAGGGATGCGGGAGCCGCATCCTGGGGCCTCACCCTTCTTGAACTCCTCCAGCATGGCATCCAGCTTGGTGTCGTGGAAGACGAAGTGCACTGGGTGGTTGTAGAAACGGGTGATGGTCTTGAGCGGGGTGCAGTCATCGGGATCCACGAAGGCCAAGTCCTTGACGTAGAGGATATCGACGATGTTGGACTGCTCGTCTTCAAACACAGGGATGCGGGTGTAGCCGCTTTCCATGATCTCTGACATGGTGTTGAAGTCCAGGATGGCATCGCTGCGGATCATGAAGCAGTCCTGCAGCTGGGTCATGATATCCTCCACGGTCTTGGTCCGCAGTTCCAAGGCCCCCTGGATCATGTTCAGCTCCTCTTTCACGAGGTCGTTGTAGGGCTCGGTCACCTTCAACATCTCCATCAGCTTCTCCCGATTGTAAACGGTgcggatctcctgacccaggacgAAGTCCAGGAGCTTGCTGATGGGGTAACTGAGCGGGAAGGTGATCAGCATAAAGAATTTGGTGAGGATGATCGTGTTGGCACCCACGGCCAGCCCGTGTCGGGAGCACAGGGCCTGAGGCACGATCTCCCCGAAGATGACAATGCCAATGGTGGAGGAGGCCACGGCCACGATGCCGGACCCGATGAGGTTGTCTAGAAGGATGGTGAGGGAGGTGTTGACCAGCACGTTCCCCAGCAGCAGGGAGCAGAGCAAGTAGTTGCCCTTGCGACGGATGGGCTCGATCTTGCGGGCATAGCGCCGCTCCTTCTGAGTGCCACAGTTCTGCACGATGCGCAGCTCCATGGGGTCCAGGGCCATCAGCCCCAGATTGAGGCCGGAAAATATGCCCGACAGCCCCAGCAGCACCATAATGATGAGGATGTGCAGCCAGAGGGGCaggagcctcccaggctcctccaccatGAGGAGCAGCGAATCCTTGTCCGTCCACCTCTGCCAGGGCCCGTCCACGCCCGCCCGGGTGCACAGCGCATACAGTTTCATGTTCTCACTCCTCCGGAGGAACTTAGTGAGCACCACCAGCATCCCCGACGTGTCCCCGCGGCTCACGTTGACCAGCTTCTGGACGACCAGGTCCTTGGTGAGCTCGAGGCAGTCAGTGGAGTTGTGGAAGGTCTCAGCGTTGTCCACCTCAGTGAAGGAGATCAGGTTGCTAGAGAAGGAGTCCAGCCCCTGGCCGTACAGCCTCAGGTTCACCGTGCTGCCCTCGGACACGTAGATGATGCCATCCGTGTTTATCCCACACGATTTGTTGCAGTTCGTCAGCCTCATGCCCAGGATCGCGCTCCGCTGGGGGTCGCCCTGGCCACGGACCCCCGGCGCCCACAGCGGCACCAGCAGCACCAGCGCCGCCAGGAGGAGGCGCCCTCGGGCCGGCCCACTGCCGGGGCGCCCGCCCCCGCCCACCGGCGCCATGTTGCTCCGGCTCGGCAGCCGCCGCCGCTCCCCGCGCCCGCCGCGCAGCCCCGCTCGCGCCGCCGCTCCTGCCGCTCCGCCGCCGCCGAGCCAACTGTCCCGGCCGCGGGCCTGACGTCAGGTCAGCGCCCCATCTGCCCCGCCCCGCGACCCACGCCTCTCATTTGCATGGGAGGCTCCGCCCCTGGCGCGCGGCTCGCGCCCTCCCTTAAGGAAGTCCGGCATTTAAGGTGGCGTGGCGTGAGAGCGCGGGAGCAGCGGGAGGCTCTCCGCCCCGCCCTCCTCATCGCAAGCTTTTCCGCCCTCTTGGCGGGTCCTGCTCTCCTCCGCGCCGCTTTGCTCTGCCTATCGCACTGTCCGCTTCCGCAGCCTAGCCTGGCCTCGCTTGCTGGGCTCGTTCCTCTTCCCCAAAAAGCTGCAACGGAGGCGGTGACTCTTCTCTGTAAGAACCTCCGAAGCAGCACCACGTGGTGCTCGGGGCCAGAAAACTGCTTTTCctgctttaagaaaagaaaaggagaacccGAGAGCAGAGGCCTGAGGGAGGTCTTCACGTCCACAGACATTGTTCTGACCTCTACACTCCTGGGGCTTTTGCCCACCTTGCCCAGAGGCCAGAAGTTGATCCCCCAGGACCAGGCCAGAGATCTCTGGGGCCAGTGGAGGGGAAGTCTGGGGGACCAGATGCAGGGAATGCAGATGGAAGGAGCATGGTCTTTCATTTCCCTTTAGGACACAAAGACTGAGCGCTCCGGTGCTGGGCACTTGTTCCAGGCTCAAACAATATAGCAGTGGATGAGCCAAAGATCCTGCCCCCTGGAGCTGGCAGTCTAGGATAGGAAACAGGCAACCAACAAACACATGCAAGGACTTCCCtgttagtccagtggttaagaatttgcctgctagaGAAGCCCCTgtgccgcaatgaagacccaattcAGCTAAAAACATTTCtaatacagaatattttttaatcctCCCAAACAACCGTAAGATATTTCcatattacagatgaagaaattgtgtCTAGGCACAAAGCAGGGCCCATCTAGACTGTTATCTTAAGAGCAGGCTTGTGTGACTTCAGTAAGACAAGTTGGAATGTCTCTAAGCCCCAGCtgcttcttctgtaaaatgggggtaagaATGATaacacagggacttctctggtggtccaattggttaagagtccaccttccaatgcagggaatgtgggttcgatctcaggTCCAgggactaagatctcacatgccacagggcacctAAGCCCGCAAAGCAACTGCAAGGAAGAGtgcacaagccacaactaagaactgacgtagccaaatcaataaataaaaagcaagaaatgCTAACAGAGCACCACGTCACTAACCTTGTGGGAACAGCTGCCCTAGGCATGGGACAGGACAGGACGACTCTCTGAATGCTCTCTGACTATGCggctgttattgttattgttgttgttattgttattgtctGCCCTTCCAGGACCAAACTCCTAACCCTAGATTGTGGTGACTGACCAGCTGGGACAGCTGCGTGTGGAAACGAGCTGAGAGGCACGGCGCCAGGCCTAACCCTGAAATGACTGCTTCCTGGCCAGCCCTCCTCAGTGTCAGTCAGCAACTATGAATTGAGTGCCAAGCACTCAGGGTGTGGGGGAAGACCAACCGCAGCTGCCACtcctttttgggggggggaggagAAAGACAGACAAACATCCTTATAATAATCACAGAGGTGTGCTGACGAGAGGGTCAAGTACCAGGTTGACCACTGGGTCTTGAAGCAAGGATTTTGCTGGCCCTGGAGACACAGAAATCCGTTTCACTCTCTACATAAACActagtgtttatttttataatggcGTGCTGTTTGCCAGTAAAAGCAACAATCAATACCAGCCGGAAAGAGACTAAACAGAGAGGAACAATCATATAGTGTTTAGGAAGGTGGCAGAAGGCTGATTCAAATAAGCCCTGTTAGCAGGGGTAATGAGTGTGGCATCCCAGGCCAGCCTAAAGCAATCCCTTGCAGGGAGGTCCCTCACTTCTTATTTCACAGGGAGCACCCAGCTTGCCAGTTTTTCAGAAAACAGGACCCTCAGGTGGGCACTGGCCAACACAGAACACAAGCAGAACCTTTGACCAGCTGTCTCCACCTACCTCCTCCAACCAGCGTGTGCCATTGCCTGGGAACAAGTGCAGTCTCAAGGGGTCTTCTGCCCTCATATCTTTCCAGCCAGTTTTAGGACCAGCGCCCTCCCCCGGGGTCCTCAGAGACTCCCATTCTATTATCAACCAAttggctgtttctgttttgcccttttCAGATGTCTGTACTCAGAAGCGTTCTATGCATGCACTGAGCCAATGACAGAAACCagcaaagagaaggaagaacaaaCAGAAGCTTTCGAGATACTTGGGTTAAAAATGCAAGgggtgggtcttccctggtggctcagtggtaaagaatccacctgtcaatgcgggagatgcagctttgatccctgggtcagaagagccctggagaaggcaatggcaacccactccagtattcttgcctgagaaatcccatggataggagcctggcaggctgcagtccatggggtcgcaaaagagtcagacatgacttagcgaccaaaccacCACAGTTCATTTAATTACACCCGTCTATGCTGTTATTCACACCAGTGATTAACTGAATACAGCCAATCCAATGAAGTCAAGAAATGAAATTCCCCTTTCTATGCTACCCCAGCAGGGGTCCATACAGCCTTGCTCTAGGCTCCCAGTGTAACGTAAAGGGAAACTTGCAATGTCCAGAATCCTTGATGTCCTGCaaatgaaggaagagaaggaatctGTTATTAAATAGTTTATAcggtcttaaaaagagagagagaaagaagaaagacagaaTAAAGAAACTCCTCTTTACCCTCCCAAGGCCTTTAATCTGCAGGTAAGACAAgagtcgttgttgttcagtcactaagttgtgtccaactctgcgaccctgtggactgcagcacaccaggtttccctgttcttcaccatctcccagagtttgctcaaactcatgaccattaagttgatgatgccatccaaccatctcaccctctgttgccctcttctcctcctgccttcaatctttcccagcatcagggtctcttccaataattcagttcttcgaatcaggtggccagagtattggatctttagcatctgtgggattctccaggcaagaacattggagtgggttgccatttccttctccaatgcatgaaagtgaaaagtgaaagtgaagttgctcagtcgtgtccaactcttagctaccccatagactgcagcccaccaggctcctctgtccatggggttttccaggcaagagtactggagtggggtgtcattgccttctccattctaatgaatattcaaggttgatttcctttagaatcgatgggtttcatctccttgctgtctgagggactcccaagaaaaagtcaaatacaaTATaacccagaaaatgtcagaagaggtATTTGAGGCCCAGACTGGAGTCCATGTTCATTCTCTGCCTGGCTTTGGTCCCTGGTTAGGGCATTTAACCTTTCCTCATCTGCAGAGTTCCCACAGCATGGTGAGGACCACGTGGAGATGGAGGTGTTTCAATGTACAGAGCAGGAGGCCTGGGCCATGTCTGGCTCCTGTAAACCAGTCTGTGAGGATGGCACAGAGGGAGCTGCAAGTGAGAATCCTCTCCCCTTTGGGGGGCAGACCTGTTCCTCTACCTGGGGCAGAAGCCTTTACTCACCTGAGTTTTCTCCATTTGCAAGTAAGGAGTTTAGAGAGGATCTTTCTCTGAGGGATCCTGATacctgacccccccccccaagccTCACAAAGCACTCcattctttattaatttattattattattatttatttgactgcaccgggCCTTAGTTGTAGCATTCGGGATCTTAATTAATTAATCCTCatagtggcatgcaggatctagttcccagaccaggaatcaaacctgggctccctgcattgggatcgGGCATCTTAGCTgatggactgccggggaagtcccccTAAGCACTCTATTCTTGACATGGGCCTGAAGCGTTCTTTCCCAGCCCTATGGCAGCATGTCTACAGCTCCTGtgtctgtgtttttttaatatatatatttttcttaatatatatatattttattgaagtatagttaacttacaatgtttcaggtaccCAACAAGGTGATTtgggtatatatatacacatatattgaagaaggcaatggcaccccactccagtactcttgcctggaaaatcccatggaaggaggagcctggtgggctgcagtccatggggtcgctaagagtcggacatgactgaagcgacttggtagcagcagcagcagcatacacataaattattttcagactattttccattaggttattacaagatattgactatagttccc
This region of Ovis canadensis isolate MfBH-ARS-UI-01 breed Bighorn chromosome 3, ARS-UI_OviCan_v2, whole genome shotgun sequence genomic DNA includes:
- the CNNM4 gene encoding metal transporter CNNM4; translated protein: MAPVGGGGRPGSGPARGRLLLAALVLLVPLWAPGVRGQGDPQRSAILGMRLTNCNKSCGINTDGIIYVSEGSTVNLRLYGQGLDSFSSNLISFTEVDNAETFHNSTDCLELTKDLVVQKLVNVSRGDTSGMLVVLTKFLRRSENMKLYALCTRAGVDGPWQRWTDKDSLLLMVEEPGRLLPLWLHILIIMVLLGLSGIFSGLNLGLMALDPMELRIVQNCGTQKERRYARKIEPIRRKGNYLLCSLLLGNVLVNTSLTILLDNLIGSGIVAVASSTIGIVIFGEIVPQALCSRHGLAVGANTIILTKFFMLITFPLSYPISKLLDFVLGQEIRTVYNREKLMEMLKVTEPYNDLVKEELNMIQGALELRTKTVEDIMTQLQDCFMIRSDAILDFNTMSEIMESGYTRIPVFEDEQSNIVDILYVKDLAFVDPDDCTPLKTITRFYNHPVHFVFHDTKLDAMLEEFKKGKSHLAIVQKVNNEGEGDPFYEVLGLVTLEDVIEEIIKSEILDESDMYTDNRSRKRVSEKNKRDFSAFKDADNELKVKISPQLLLAAHRFLSTEVPQFSPSLISEKILLRLLKYPDVIQELRFDEHNKYYVRHYLYTRNKPADYFILILQGKVEVEAGKENMKFETGAFSYYGTMALSSAPSDRSPSHPTALSRSASLSYPDRSETANAGPLAGSSNQFGSSVLGQYISDFSVRALMDLQYIKITRQQYQNGLLASRMENCPQFPLDGCAICTENSADKAEPPPVDETTNLLNERNSLLHRTSHESAI